A window from Candidatus Aegiribacteria sp. encodes these proteins:
- the corA gene encoding magnesium/cobalt transporter CorA has translation MYSSGRAHEKGGQSSETPLFIGRRKMEKVRMSYIRYNENLHEEKENSTPKECAGLCKSSDVVWINVDGIHDTGTIEKIGEFFNIHSLTVEDIVNTMQRPKFEDFDSYLFIVLKMLSYSDISTGMETEQVCVILGDNYVITFQEKPGDVFDTVREQIRGCRGRIRKAGADYLAYALIDAVVDSYFMILETIGDQIEDIEDQVITNPDPDKVTKIHRFKRAMLFMRRTVWPLREEIALLEKSGSELVREPTAVFLRNLYDHTIQVIDTVETYRDIISGMHDMYLSSVSNRMNQVMKVLTIIATIFIPLTFISGVYGMNFRYMPEIDWKYGYYAILGIMLVVSLGMLTYFRKKKWI, from the coding sequence ATGTACTCCTCCGGCAGGGCGCATGAAAAGGGCGGTCAGTCGTCGGAAACTCCCCTTTTCATAGGCAGAAGGAAAATGGAGAAAGTCAGGATGTCCTATATCCGCTACAACGAAAACCTGCACGAGGAAAAGGAGAATTCAACTCCGAAGGAGTGCGCCGGTCTCTGCAAGTCCTCCGATGTCGTCTGGATTAACGTTGATGGCATTCATGATACAGGAACCATTGAGAAAATCGGGGAATTCTTCAACATTCATTCCTTGACGGTCGAGGATATTGTTAATACCATGCAACGACCGAAATTCGAGGACTTCGACAGCTATTTATTCATCGTGCTGAAGATGTTAAGCTATTCCGATATCTCTACAGGCATGGAAACCGAACAGGTTTGCGTGATTCTTGGAGACAATTACGTTATTACTTTCCAGGAGAAGCCAGGTGATGTTTTCGATACTGTACGGGAGCAAATAAGGGGATGCCGAGGAAGAATCCGCAAGGCGGGGGCTGACTATCTCGCGTATGCTCTTATAGATGCTGTAGTGGACAGCTATTTCATGATACTCGAGACCATCGGAGACCAGATCGAGGATATTGAGGACCAGGTCATTACTAATCCGGACCCTGATAAAGTAACGAAGATACACAGATTCAAAAGGGCTATGCTCTTCATGCGGCGAACCGTCTGGCCGTTGAGAGAAGAAATCGCACTTCTGGAGAAGAGCGGATCGGAACTTGTCAGGGAGCCGACAGCGGTTTTCCTCAGGAACCTGTACGATCATACCATACAGGTTATTGATACTGTGGAGACCTACAGGGACATTATATCCGGGATGCATGATATGTACCTTTCAAGCGTAAGCAATAGGATGAATCAGGTAATGAAGGTCCTTACTATCATAGCGACGATTTTCATTCCCCTGACTTTCATCTCTGGGGTTTACGGCATGAATTTCAGATATATGCCTGAGATTGACTGGAAGTATGGCTATTACGCGATACTTGGAATTATGCTGGTAGTAAGCCTGGGAATGCTTACGTATTTCAGGAAGAAAAAATGGATCTGA